CTCGCGGGGCTTACGGACTTCGGGGTGTCGGTAATGCTCGGCGAAGTCTCGGAGCTTAAAATGCAGTATCCGCGCTGGGTGTCGAAGACGGGACGCGCAAAAATTCTCGCCGAAAAGAAGTCGGGCGGAGGCAAAGCCCGCGCAAAGAATGCTTCCGACTCCCCCGAACTTTCGACCGACGACCAAGCCCTCTACGACGCGCTCGCAAAAGTAAGGCTCTCGCTCTGCGCGCGCATGAAGATTCCGCCGTTTAGAATTTTCACCAACGCAGTCCTCCGCCAGATGGCGGAACAACGCCCGCAAACGCGCGAGGCTGCGCTCGAACTTAAAGGCGTGGGAGAGTCGAACGCGCGTTTTCTTCCGCGTTTCCTTGAAACCGTGTCGAAATTTGCCGATTAAAAAAAATCGACAAACACAACGGTTTTAATACCGTACAAAACAGAAAGGTTCGACATGGATAAATACAAATGCGAAGTCTGCGGCTATGTCTACGACCCCGCCGTCGGCGACCCCGACAACGGCGTAGACGCGGGCACTCCGTTCGAAAAGCTCCCCGAAGACTGGGTCTGCCCCGTCTGCGGAGTCGGCAGGGACAGCTTCGCGAAAGTCGGAAAATAGAATATGGAAAAAATCGCGGAAGGAATATTCTTCTGCGGAACATGCGACAGGCAGCGCAAAATTTTCGACCAGCTTGTCCCGCTTCCGCAAGGCACTACATACAACTCATACCTCGTCGTCGGCGCGGACAAAACCGCGCTCATCGACACAACCTACGCAAAGTTCGAAGACGGATACCTCGAAGCCATCGCGGCGTCGGGAGCAAAGATAGATTATATCATTTCGAACCACGCAGAGCCCGACCACAGCGCGGCGATTCCAGCCCTGCTAAAAATCCACCCGAACGCGGAGGTCTACTGCACGGCGAAATGCGCCGAAAACCTGCAAAACATGCTCGGCGTCCCCGCCGACAGAATCCGCGCTGTTTCCGACGGGCAGGAGCTGCCCCTCGGCGGCAAAACGCTGAGGTTTATGCCCGCTCCGTGGGTGCAC
The Opitutia bacterium KCR 482 genome window above contains:
- the rd gene encoding rubredoxin; this translates as MDKYKCEVCGYVYDPAVGDPDNGVDAGTPFEKLPEDWVCPVCGVGRDSFAKVGK